A stretch of Pseudolysobacter antarcticus DNA encodes these proteins:
- a CDS encoding DoxX family protein: MNILLWVLQVLAAFLYGSSGVMKVFMFDKISQDVPSFGALPRQAWMALGILEVVCTVGLIVPAAFHWQPSLTIVAATVLAIESIVFIGVHIKYREVTPMILSGVLGLVMAFVAYARMFLQPIV; this comes from the coding sequence ATCCTGCTATGGGTTCTGCAAGTGCTCGCCGCTTTCCTGTACGGATCGTCGGGCGTCATGAAGGTCTTCATGTTCGACAAGATAAGCCAAGATGTTCCATCGTTTGGCGCACTGCCGCGGCAAGCGTGGATGGCGCTGGGCATTCTGGAAGTCGTGTGCACGGTCGGACTCATCGTTCCCGCCGCATTCCATTGGCAGCCGTCGCTGACGATTGTCGCTGCCACGGTCTTGGCGATCGAGAGCATCGTGTTCATCGGGGTGCATATCAAATACCGTGAGGTCACACCGATGATTCTGAGCGGCGTGCTCGGACTCGTCATGGCGTTCGTCGCGTATGCACGGATGTTTCTGCAGCCTATCGTCTGA
- a CDS encoding VOC family protein, whose translation MIKSAKNTICLWYDRDAEDAARFYASIFPDSSVHAVHHAPGDYPAGKKGDVLTVEFSVMGVSCLGLNGGSAIKHNEAFSFQVATIDQAETDRYWNAIIGHGGQESACGWCKDKWGLSWQITPIALSKAIIDPDPAAAKRAFDAMMQMTKIDIALIEAARRG comes from the coding sequence ATGATCAAGTCAGCAAAGAACACCATTTGTCTTTGGTACGATCGCGACGCCGAAGACGCGGCGCGGTTTTATGCGAGCATTTTTCCCGACTCGTCGGTCCATGCGGTACATCACGCGCCCGGAGATTATCCGGCCGGAAAGAAAGGCGACGTATTGACCGTCGAATTTAGCGTGATGGGTGTTTCGTGCCTCGGGCTTAATGGCGGGTCCGCGATCAAGCACAACGAGGCATTCTCGTTTCAGGTCGCGACTATTGACCAGGCCGAAACGGATCGATACTGGAACGCGATTATTGGCCACGGCGGCCAGGAGAGTGCGTGCGGCTGGTGCAAGGATAAATGGGGATTGTCCTGGCAGATCACGCCGATCGCGCTGAGCAAGGCGATCATCGATCCCGATCCCGCGGCTGCCAAGCGCGCGTTCGACGCGATGATGCAAATGACGAAGATCGACATCGCTTTAATCGAGGCGGCGCGGCGCGGGTGA
- a CDS encoding RidA family protein — protein MARQIVFTAKAAKPPPMYSQAVKAAGLVFVSGTAPTDPVTGAFKGSTIQEQTRQCLTNIQAILEEAGSSLDKLVSVTVVLADEDDFAGMNEEWLKWFPVDPPARQGAKLPARIAGLKVSIAAIAEA, from the coding sequence ATGGCACGTCAAATTGTGTTCACGGCAAAAGCGGCGAAGCCGCCGCCGATGTACAGCCAGGCGGTCAAAGCCGCCGGGCTTGTATTTGTGTCCGGCACGGCACCAACCGATCCCGTCACCGGCGCTTTCAAAGGCAGCACGATCCAGGAGCAGACACGCCAGTGTCTGACCAATATTCAGGCCATCCTGGAGGAAGCTGGCAGCTCGCTGGACAAGCTTGTCAGCGTCACCGTCGTGCTGGCCGATGAAGACGATTTCGCCGGCATGAACGAAGAGTGGCTCAAGTGGTTTCCCGTCGACCCGCCCGCTCGCCAAGGCGCCAAATTGCCCGCACGCATTGCGGGGCTGAAGGTTTCGATTGCGGCCATCGCTGAGGCGTAA